One window of Puntigrus tetrazona isolate hp1 chromosome 14, ASM1883169v1, whole genome shotgun sequence genomic DNA carries:
- the hdx gene encoding highly divergent homeobox isoform X6, whose translation MEKWLEKRSIHTMNLRSVFTAEQQRILERYYENGMTNQSKSCFQLILQCAQETKLDFSVVRTWVGNKRRKLASKADQNGAGAPVLSHQHVSCGSGGALVAGSVLTAEMAAMRSIQRGPPVTHLLPPQASSSSSSSSPSSSSPLSDVILTGIYANCFDAGVHNRTAAKAHADLEQPAAQRKSPIIPGGPSVLKCSQALKPFPSRDVTAPSWAPQGRASQQASWPQKTSAAQRVPADAGAQIKHVFALAGSERPPDARKTRPVEASEVFSIAMETADAEDEYSREEELANMALQMQCGKASSSLTDSPGLHSSNSALFGEKGCQTSSSLLSRTSPPGSFPLKLLSQTSARIPCLKVTSNMSAPWLQSNSRKRTLQDRTQFSDRDVFTLKRYWDNGMTSLGSLCKEKISAAASELRVDSEIIKTWIGNRRRKYRLMGIEIPPPKGGPVSFSNQTAAHSPHLPEDERQSPELGEASEHNDVVSLCLSDDGASDFYLKENDDVNDESDGSTPAKHVKIEIVEEEEEEEEDDDDDGDMLTTEMEQMQNLLEFRDFQILDIIFRR comes from the exons ATGAACCTGAGGTCTGTATTCACAGCCGAGCAGCAGAGGATCCTGGAGCGCTACTATGAGAACGGCatgaccaatcagagcaagAGCTGCTTCCAGCTCATCCTGCAGTGTGCTCAAGAGACCAAGCTGGACTTCAGCGTGGTCAGA ACATGGGTAGGAAACAAGCGCCGGAAGCTGGCGTCGAAGGCGGACCAGAACGGCGCGGGCGCTCCAGTGCTGTCCCATCAGCATGTTTCGTGTGGCTCCGGCGGGGCGCTCGTGGCCGGCTCGGTGCTGACGGCGGAGATGGCGGCCATGAGGAGCATCCAGCGGGGCCCTCCGGTGACCCACCTCCTCCCCCCGCAGGCctcgtcctcctcttcctcctcctctccctcctcctcctctcctctcagcGACGTCATTCTGACGGGCATTTACGCCAACTGCTTCGATGCTGGCGTTCACAACAGGACTGCGGCGAAAGCGCACGCCGACTTGGAGCAGCCCGCCGCGCAGAGGAAATCCCCCATCATCCCCGGCGGCCCCAGCGTGCTCAAGTGCAGCCAGGCGCTCAAGCCCTTCCCCTCGAGAGACGTCACGGCCCCCAGCTGGGCCCCGCAGGGCCGAGCCTCGCAGCAGGCGTCCTGGCCCCAGAAGACCTCGGCGGCGCAGCGCGTTCCAGCAGACGCCGGCGCTCAGATTAAACACGTCTTCGCTCTGGCCGGATCGGAGCGGCCTCCAGACGCAAGGAAGACCAGGCCGGTCGAGGCGTCTGAGGTCTTCTCGATCGCCATGGAGACGGCCGACGCTGAGGACGAGTACTCCAGAGAAGAGGAGCTGGCCAACATGGCCCTGCAGATGCAGTGTGGGAAAGCCTCCTCCTCGCTGACCGACAGCCCGGGGCTCCACTCCTCAAACTCTGCTCTGTTTGGAGAGAAGGGATGTCAAACCAGCAGCTCCTTACTGAGCAGAACGTCGCCCCCCGGCAGCTTCCCGCTCAAACTGCTCTCGCAGACGTCTGCCAGGATACCCTGCCTCAAG GTAACAAGTAACATGTCGGCTCCCTGGCTTCAGAGTAACTCACGGAAACGAACG CTGCAGGACAGGACTCAGTTCAGCGACAGGGATGTGTTCACGCTGAAGCGCTACTGGGATAACGGCATGACCAGCCTGGGCTCTCTGTGCAAAGAGAAGATCTCAGCGGCGGCCAGCGAGCTCAGAGTGGACTCTGAAATCATCAAG ACGTGGATCGGTAACCGCAGAAGGAAGTACCGTTTGATGGGCATTGAGATTCCTCCGCCTAAAGGAGGGCCGGTCAGTTTCTCAAACCAGACCGCAGCTCATTCCCCTCACCTCCCTGAAGACGAGCGGCAGTCTCCAGAGCTGGGAGAGGCCAGCGAACACAACGACGTCGTGTCGCTCTGTTTGTCTGACG ATGGAGCCAGTGATTTTTATCTGAAAGAAAATGATGATGTGAACGATGAATCGGATGGGTCCACCCCTGCTAAACATGTG AAGATTGAAATcgttgaagaagaagaagaagaagaagaagatgatgatgatgatggagacATGTTGACCACTGAGATGGAACAGATGCAAAACCTCTTAGAGTTCAGG GACTTTCAAATCCTTGACATCATATTTAGAAGATAA